Proteins encoded in a region of the Streptomyces akebiae genome:
- a CDS encoding CBS domain-containing protein, with the protein MTTAREIMHSGATCIQENETLEAAARRMKELDVGALPICGEDDRLHGVITDRDIVVKCLAKGKDPRTVSAGQLEQGKPVTIDADAGQVLRAMEEHKIRRLPVIDDHRLVGMISEADLARHLPEDQVGHFVEVICAAP; encoded by the coding sequence ATGACCACTGCCCGGGAGATCATGCACTCCGGTGCCACCTGCATCCAGGAGAACGAGACACTGGAGGCCGCAGCACGCAGGATGAAGGAGCTGGACGTAGGAGCCCTCCCGATCTGCGGGGAGGACGACCGTCTCCACGGGGTCATCACCGACCGCGACATCGTGGTGAAGTGCCTGGCCAAGGGCAAGGACCCCAGGACCGTGTCCGCGGGCCAGCTCGAACAGGGCAAGCCGGTCACGATCGACGCCGACGCCGGTCAGGTGCTCCGGGCCATGGAAGAACACAAGATCCGGCGGCTGCCGGTCATCGACGACCACCGCCTCGTCGGCATGATCAGCGAGGCCGATCTCGCACGCCATCTCCCCGAGGACCAAGTGGGACATTTCGTCGAGGTCATCTGCGCGGCCCCCTGA
- a CDS encoding glucose 1-dehydrogenase, whose amino-acid sequence MGRLNERVAIITGGARGIGAAVARLFAAEGAAVVIADVLDAEGEKLAAELGGPARYARLDVSTEDCWRTVVAETERELGPVSVLVNNAGILEWGTIEGQSLESFRRVIDVNVQGAWLGIRTAAPSLRRAGGGVIVNVSSIAGITGYAGIGGYVASKWALRGLTKAAALELAPDGIRVCSVHPGAVRTAMTAGFDDSFTAGQPLPRFGEPEEVARMVLFIATDATFSTGVEFVLDGGVTAGPPSVLTSAQ is encoded by the coding sequence ATGGGACGTCTGAACGAGCGGGTGGCGATCATCACCGGTGGAGCCAGAGGGATCGGCGCCGCTGTGGCACGTTTGTTCGCGGCCGAGGGCGCGGCCGTGGTCATCGCCGATGTCCTCGACGCCGAGGGGGAGAAGCTGGCGGCGGAACTCGGCGGCCCGGCCCGCTACGCGCGCCTGGACGTCAGTACCGAGGACTGCTGGCGCACGGTGGTGGCGGAGACGGAGCGGGAACTGGGCCCTGTCTCGGTGCTGGTCAACAACGCAGGGATTCTCGAGTGGGGGACCATTGAGGGGCAGAGCCTCGAATCCTTCCGGCGGGTCATCGACGTCAACGTCCAGGGCGCCTGGCTGGGTATACGTACGGCGGCACCGTCGCTTCGCCGGGCCGGCGGAGGCGTGATCGTGAACGTCTCCTCGATCGCCGGGATCACCGGCTATGCCGGGATAGGAGGGTATGTGGCCAGCAAGTGGGCACTGCGCGGGCTGACCAAGGCCGCCGCTCTGGAACTGGCCCCGGACGGAATCCGTGTCTGTTCGGTCCACCCGGGCGCGGTGCGCACCGCGATGACGGCCGGCTTCGACGACTCCTTCACAGCCGGACAGCCGCTCCCTCGGTTCGGTGAGCCCGAGGAGGTCGCCCGTATGGTGCTGTTCATCGCCACCGACGCCACCTTCTCGACCGGCGTGGAGTTCGTCCTGGACGGCGGTGTCACCGCCGGCCCGCCGAGCGTACTGACATCCGCCCAGTGA
- a CDS encoding DUF6448 family protein, whose product MFALVAPSYPPTKSDRSPASSAPPADRAASSSPCLASGPPQISVQLNIDQILPYVPEAGEPEVREAFGLTGKARTLGQEAREVADRWFFETVVRVHRAGEGAPFTGLKPAGLDVGPVIPAAERALDAGSADELTDILCGIVREQVAERHGSAMALKEHAAEGVADARAYVEASLGLEVWAHHLYKQATAAPHAPTRRS is encoded by the coding sequence GTGTTCGCCCTCGTCGCCCCCTCGTACCCGCCGACCAAGTCGGATCGGTCACCGGCATCGTCGGCGCCGCCTGCGGACCGGGCGGCTTCTTCCAGCCCCTGCCTGGCATCAGGGCCTCCACAAATCTCAGTACAGCTCAATATCGACCAGATCCTGCCCTACGTGCCCGAAGCAGGAGAACCAGAAGTCCGTGAGGCGTTCGGCCTCACCGGCAAGGCGCGGACTCTCGGCCAGGAGGCACGGGAAGTGGCCGACCGCTGGTTCTTCGAGACGGTCGTCCGCGTGCACCGCGCCGGGGAAGGCGCTCCCTTCACGGGGCTCAAGCCGGCTGGGCTCGATGTCGGACCGGTGATACCGGCTGCCGAGCGAGCCCTCGACGCCGGCTCGGCGGACGAACTGACCGACATACTCTGCGGGATCGTCCGTGAACAGGTAGCGGAGCGTCACGGCAGCGCCATGGCGCTCAAGGAGCATGCCGCTGAGGGCGTGGCCGACGCTCGCGCATACGTGGAGGCCAGCCTCGGTCTGGAGGTGTGGGCACACCACCTGTACAAGCAGGCAACCGCTGCTCCGCATGCGCCAACCCGGCGCTCATGA
- a CDS encoding oxygenase MpaB family protein — translation MDAPRHPVTGDPGLFGPTSVTWQAHGDPMMWIAGVRALYLQALHPRAVRGVMQNSDFREDAWRRLMRTASFVGTTTYGTTEAAEHAGARVRKMHSLLSATDPDTGERYGVDEPELLLWVHCAEIDSYLHILRRSGYPLTEAAADRYVDEHRVSARLVGLDPAEVPGNAAELAAYFKRVRPELAAGPEAREVDDFLRRPPTHPLLVPAREALWRRVANLAYASLPPYAHELYGRPGPAPAVVTRRLRLTGTFLRAVPARLRWQLPPKHILRAMSRLGPGSRPAPYKAGR, via the coding sequence ATGGATGCCCCCCGTCACCCCGTCACGGGCGACCCCGGCCTGTTCGGACCGACCTCCGTGACCTGGCAGGCCCATGGCGACCCCATGATGTGGATCGCCGGGGTCCGCGCGCTGTACCTCCAGGCCCTGCACCCGCGCGCGGTGCGCGGCGTCATGCAGAACTCCGACTTCCGCGAGGACGCCTGGCGCCGACTGATGCGCACGGCGAGTTTCGTCGGCACGACGACGTACGGCACCACCGAGGCAGCCGAGCACGCGGGTGCCCGCGTCCGGAAGATGCACAGCCTGCTCTCGGCCACCGATCCGGACACGGGGGAGCGGTACGGCGTCGACGAGCCGGAGCTGCTGCTGTGGGTGCACTGCGCGGAGATCGACTCGTATCTCCACATCCTGCGTCGCTCCGGCTACCCCCTCACCGAGGCCGCCGCCGACCGGTACGTCGACGAACACCGCGTCAGCGCCCGCCTGGTCGGTCTCGACCCCGCCGAAGTACCCGGGAACGCGGCGGAGTTGGCGGCCTACTTCAAGAGGGTGCGGCCCGAGCTGGCGGCCGGCCCCGAGGCCCGGGAGGTCGACGACTTCCTGCGACGGCCGCCCACCCACCCGTTGCTCGTACCGGCACGTGAAGCACTGTGGCGGCGCGTGGCGAACCTGGCGTACGCCTCCCTGCCGCCGTACGCCCACGAGTTGTACGGCAGACCGGGCCCCGCACCCGCCGTGGTCACCCGTCGCCTGCGGCTCACCGGAACCTTTCTTCGCGCCGTCCCCGCACGTCTGCGCTGGCAACTCCCGCCCAAACACATCCTTCGCGCCATGTCACGGCTCGGCCCCGGCTCCCGCCCGGCACCGTACAAAGCCGGCAGATAG
- a CDS encoding serine/threonine-protein kinase has product MGDTRLIQGRYRLLDLIGRGGMGEVWRARDESLGRQVAVKCLKPLDTQPDQSFTRVLRERFRREARVAAALQHRGVTVVHDFGESDGVLFLVMELLEGRNLSQLLEDNRHHPLAVPAVVEIADQVASALAYTHHQGIVHRDLKPANIMLLTDGTVKICDFGIARLGRDVTFTSRLTGTGIAMGTPHYMSPEQIVGGQVDRRSDLYSFGCVLYEIATGVPPFDLDDAWAVLMGHRDTAPTPPRSHRAEVPEYLDRIILDLLAKEPEERPHDARELGRRVDEGRAATASAAVRVHVPAVVPPPVTSEAVPGVLRPRTRPGGPPSREPRLPSWTRGMTTGHKATGTGPGLTPPDASAGLTGEWIARPATGGVEHPAQDERPAPPPELLTTLVGRHNAGLSLGRLGRWTEAGEVHRAVAAEREHALGPDHPDTLSSRYEVGFTLSRTGRPADALREFAHVARAREHVLGPEHPETLAARQELAYVLGQLGRHFEAHQAYTSVLAVRERLAGPDHPDTLRCRHNLAYNLSRLGRLEDSYRLANEVAAARARVLGANHPDTLVTRYEVAYALGQLGRWPEALRTYEGVADARAQALGPDHPDTLAARHEVGISLGRLGRSADALTLYRALVDDRIRVHGPAHTETLRARHGLGVNLGRLGRWEEALAESRDVCALRERVLGPDHPDTLVSRREVAVGLGWLGRWADAFTEYRRVADARERVLGPDHPDALSSRNDEAHCLEQLGRGQEAVELYRRVAALRRQGATGHR; this is encoded by the coding sequence ATGGGGGACACCAGGCTGATCCAGGGCCGTTATCGGCTGCTCGATCTGATCGGGCGCGGGGGGATGGGCGAGGTCTGGCGGGCGAGGGACGAGTCACTGGGGCGGCAGGTCGCGGTCAAGTGCCTGAAACCCCTCGACACCCAGCCCGACCAGTCCTTCACCCGTGTCCTGCGGGAGCGGTTCCGGCGCGAGGCGCGCGTCGCGGCGGCCCTCCAGCACCGGGGGGTGACCGTCGTCCACGACTTCGGCGAGTCCGACGGGGTGCTGTTCCTCGTCATGGAGTTACTGGAGGGCCGTAACCTCAGCCAGCTCCTGGAGGACAACAGACACCATCCGCTGGCCGTCCCCGCGGTCGTGGAGATCGCCGACCAGGTGGCCTCCGCCCTCGCCTACACCCATCACCAGGGCATCGTGCACCGTGACCTGAAGCCCGCCAACATCATGCTGCTCACCGACGGCACCGTGAAGATCTGCGACTTCGGCATAGCGCGCCTGGGCCGTGACGTCACCTTCACCTCCCGTCTCACCGGCACCGGCATCGCGATGGGCACCCCGCACTACATGTCGCCGGAACAGATCGTCGGTGGGCAGGTCGATCGGCGCAGCGACCTCTACTCGTTCGGCTGTGTGCTCTACGAGATCGCCACCGGGGTGCCGCCCTTCGACCTCGACGACGCCTGGGCGGTGCTCATGGGCCACCGCGACACCGCACCGACACCCCCGCGCAGCCACCGCGCCGAGGTGCCCGAGTACCTCGACCGGATCATCCTCGACCTGCTCGCCAAGGAGCCGGAGGAACGCCCCCACGACGCCCGCGAACTGGGCCGCAGGGTCGACGAGGGGCGGGCGGCGACGGCTTCGGCAGCGGTCCGCGTCCACGTTCCGGCCGTCGTCCCGCCCCCGGTCACCTCAGAGGCCGTTCCCGGCGTGCTCCGGCCCCGGACGCGCCCCGGAGGGCCGCCGTCGCGTGAACCCCGGCTGCCCTCGTGGACCCGGGGCATGACCACCGGCCACAAGGCCACCGGAACCGGACCGGGCCTCACTCCGCCGGACGCCTCGGCCGGGCTCACCGGAGAGTGGATCGCCCGCCCCGCCACCGGCGGCGTCGAACACCCCGCACAGGACGAACGCCCCGCCCCACCGCCGGAGTTGCTCACCACTCTGGTCGGCCGGCACAACGCGGGCCTGAGCCTCGGCCGCCTCGGCCGCTGGACGGAGGCCGGCGAGGTGCACCGCGCGGTCGCCGCCGAACGCGAGCACGCCCTCGGTCCCGACCACCCGGACACCCTCTCCAGCCGCTACGAGGTCGGCTTCACCCTCAGCCGCACCGGCCGCCCCGCCGACGCGCTGCGCGAGTTCGCCCACGTGGCCCGCGCCCGCGAGCACGTCCTCGGCCCCGAACACCCCGAAACCCTCGCCGCCCGACAGGAGTTGGCGTACGTGCTGGGCCAGTTGGGCCGTCACTTCGAAGCCCATCAGGCCTACACCTCGGTCCTCGCCGTCCGAGAGCGCCTCGCCGGCCCCGACCATCCGGACACCCTGCGCTGCCGCCACAACCTCGCCTACAACCTCAGCAGGCTCGGCCGTCTGGAGGACTCGTACCGCCTGGCGAACGAAGTGGCGGCCGCTCGCGCCCGTGTGCTCGGCGCCAACCATCCCGACACCCTCGTCACCCGGTACGAAGTCGCCTACGCCCTCGGTCAGTTGGGGCGCTGGCCCGAGGCGCTGCGCACCTACGAGGGGGTCGCCGACGCCCGGGCCCAGGCCCTCGGCCCCGACCACCCCGACACGCTCGCCGCCCGCCACGAGGTCGGCATCAGCCTCGGCAGGCTCGGTCGCAGCGCCGACGCGCTCACCCTCTACCGCGCGCTCGTCGACGACCGCATCCGCGTCCACGGCCCCGCCCACACCGAGACACTCCGCGCCCGCCACGGCCTCGGCGTCAACCTCGGCCGTCTGGGCCGCTGGGAGGAGGCCCTCGCCGAGTCCCGTGACGTGTGCGCCCTGCGCGAGCGCGTCCTCGGGCCGGACCACCCCGACACCCTCGTCAGCCGCCGTGAGGTCGCCGTCGGCCTCGGCTGGCTCGGCCGCTGGGCCGACGCCTTCACCGAGTACCGCCGGGTGGCCGACGCACGCGAACGGGTCCTCGGCCCCGACCACCCCGACGCCCTCAGCAGCCGCAACGACGAGGCCCACTGCCTGGAACAACTCGGCCGTGGCCAGGAGGCGGTGGAGCTGTACCGACGCGTGGCGGCGTTACGCCGGCAAGGGGCGACCGGCCACCGCTGA
- a CDS encoding phytoene desaturase family protein, with protein sequence MPATPAPSARPGRPSGPRPHDSYDAVIVGGGHNGLVAAAYLARAGRSVLVLERLDHTGGAAVSTRPFAGVDARLSRYSYLVSLLPRKIVRDLDLDFRVRGRTISSYTPVERDGHPTGLLVGGGERRTREAFERLTGSGREYEAWQRFYGMTGHVAERVFPTLTEPLPTRDDLRRRVDDEEAWRILFEEPIGAAVESTFTDDLVRGVVLTDALIGTFADAHDPSLRQNRCFLYHVIGGGTGAWDVPVGGMGALTDALARAARDAGAVIATGHEVRRIATDGRSAEITFRTADTEGTVAARHVLVNASPQELAALTGDEPPAPAEGAQLKVNMLLKRLPRLRDDSVDPHEAFAGTFHIAEGYDQLAASYAQAASGALPEAPPSEIYCHSLTDPTILGADLVERGCQTLTLFGLHAPARLFEADNDGVREELLESTLAQLDAHLAEPLADCLATDADGRPCIEARTPLDLERDLGLPGGNIFHRDLAWPYAREDVGRWGVETRHANVLLCGAGAVRGGGVSGVPGHNAAMAVLGE encoded by the coding sequence ATGCCTGCCACCCCCGCACCCTCAGCACGGCCCGGCCGCCCGAGCGGGCCCCGGCCGCACGACTCGTACGACGCCGTGATCGTCGGCGGCGGTCACAACGGTCTGGTCGCCGCCGCCTATCTCGCGCGCGCGGGCCGTTCCGTCCTCGTGCTGGAGCGGCTGGACCACACCGGCGGAGCCGCCGTGTCCACACGCCCCTTCGCCGGGGTCGACGCCCGGCTGTCGCGGTACTCCTACCTGGTCAGCCTGCTGCCCAGGAAGATCGTGCGGGACCTGGACCTCGACTTCCGGGTCCGCGGCCGCACGATCTCCTCGTACACCCCCGTCGAACGCGACGGCCACCCCACCGGTCTGCTGGTCGGCGGCGGCGAGCGACGCACCCGCGAAGCCTTCGAACGGTTGACCGGTTCGGGCCGCGAGTACGAGGCCTGGCAGCGGTTCTACGGGATGACGGGCCATGTCGCCGAACGGGTGTTCCCGACGCTCACCGAGCCCCTCCCCACCCGGGACGATCTGCGCCGGCGCGTCGACGACGAGGAGGCGTGGCGGATCCTCTTCGAGGAGCCGATCGGCGCCGCCGTCGAGTCGACGTTCACCGACGACCTCGTACGCGGCGTCGTCCTCACCGACGCGCTCATCGGTACCTTCGCGGACGCCCACGACCCCTCGCTGCGTCAGAACCGCTGCTTCCTCTACCACGTGATCGGCGGCGGCACGGGCGCCTGGGACGTGCCCGTCGGCGGTATGGGCGCCCTCACGGACGCGCTGGCCAGGGCCGCGCGCGACGCCGGTGCCGTGATCGCCACAGGGCACGAGGTCCGGCGGATCGCCACGGACGGACGGTCCGCCGAGATCACGTTCCGGACCGCCGACACGGAGGGCACGGTCGCCGCCCGGCACGTCCTGGTCAACGCCTCGCCGCAGGAACTGGCCGCCTTGACCGGCGACGAACCGCCCGCGCCGGCCGAGGGCGCCCAGCTCAAGGTGAACATGCTGCTCAAGCGGCTCCCGAGGCTCCGCGACGACTCCGTCGATCCGCACGAGGCCTTCGCCGGGACCTTCCACATCGCCGAGGGGTACGACCAACTGGCGGCCTCCTACGCCCAGGCCGCCTCCGGCGCACTCCCCGAGGCCCCGCCCTCCGAGATCTACTGCCACTCCCTCACCGACCCGACCATCCTCGGAGCGGACCTGGTCGAGCGCGGCTGTCAGACGCTCACCCTGTTCGGCCTGCACGCGCCCGCGCGGCTGTTCGAGGCCGACAACGACGGCGTACGCGAGGAACTCCTGGAGTCGACCCTCGCCCAGCTGGACGCCCACCTCGCCGAGCCCCTCGCCGACTGCCTGGCCACCGACGCCGACGGTCGCCCCTGCATCGAGGCCAGAACCCCCCTCGACCTGGAACGCGACCTGGGTCTCCCCGGCGGCAACATCTTCCACCGTGACCTCGCCTGGCCCTATGCCCGGGAGGACGTCGGCCGCTGGGGCGTGGAGACCCGCCACGCCAACGTCCTGCTCTGCGGCGCGGGCGCGGTGCGCGGCGGCGGGGTGAGCGGGGTGCCCGGGCACAACGCAGCCATGGCGGTCCTCGGGGAGTGA
- a CDS encoding NAD(P)H-dependent flavin oxidoreductase → MQTELSNTLGVQYAVFGFTPFPAVAAAISRAGGFGVLGAVRYTAPDDLKRDLDWIEAHVDGMPYGLDVVMPAKKVEGVTEADVEAMIPESHRQFVQDTLAKYGVPELAEGESSGWRITGWMEQVARSQLDVAFDYPIKLLANALGSPPADVIDRAHAQGVLVAALAGSARHARKHADAGIDIVVAQGYEAGGHTGEIASMVLTPEVVDAVDPLPVLAAGGIGSGQQVAAALALGAQGVWLGSLWLTTTEAELPSPRLIEKLLAAGSGDTVRSRALTGKPARQLRTEWTDVWDDPAGPGTLPMPLQGLLVAEAVSRIQKYEVEPLLGTPVGQIVGRMNSERSVQAVFDDLTRGFEKAVDRLDRIAGRSAEQ, encoded by the coding sequence ATGCAGACGGAGCTGAGCAACACACTCGGAGTCCAGTACGCCGTCTTCGGCTTCACGCCGTTCCCCGCGGTCGCGGCGGCCATCAGCCGGGCCGGCGGCTTCGGGGTGCTCGGCGCGGTCCGCTACACGGCCCCAGACGACCTCAAACGCGACCTCGACTGGATCGAGGCCCACGTCGACGGCATGCCGTACGGACTGGACGTCGTGATGCCGGCCAAGAAGGTCGAGGGCGTGACGGAGGCCGACGTCGAGGCGATGATCCCCGAGTCGCACCGGCAGTTCGTGCAGGACACCCTCGCCAAGTACGGCGTGCCCGAACTCGCCGAGGGGGAGTCCTCCGGCTGGCGCATCACCGGCTGGATGGAACAGGTCGCCCGCAGCCAGCTCGACGTCGCCTTCGACTATCCGATCAAGCTGCTCGCCAACGCCCTCGGGTCCCCGCCCGCCGACGTCATCGACCGCGCGCACGCGCAGGGTGTCCTCGTCGCCGCACTCGCCGGCAGCGCCCGCCACGCCCGTAAGCACGCGGACGCCGGTATCGACATCGTCGTGGCCCAGGGCTACGAGGCCGGCGGCCACACCGGCGAGATCGCCTCGATGGTGCTGACCCCCGAAGTCGTCGACGCCGTCGACCCGTTGCCGGTGCTCGCCGCCGGCGGCATCGGCAGCGGACAGCAGGTGGCCGCCGCCCTCGCGCTGGGCGCCCAGGGCGTCTGGCTCGGCTCGCTCTGGCTGACCACCACCGAGGCCGAACTGCCCTCGCCCCGGCTGATCGAGAAGCTGCTCGCCGCCGGTTCCGGTGACACCGTCCGCTCCCGTGCGCTCACCGGCAAACCCGCCCGCCAGCTCCGTACGGAATGGACCGACGTCTGGGACGACCCGGCCGGACCGGGCACCCTCCCCATGCCCCTCCAGGGCCTGCTCGTCGCCGAGGCGGTGTCCCGCATCCAGAAGTACGAGGTGGAGCCGCTGCTCGGCACCCCGGTCGGGCAGATCGTCGGCCGGATGAACAGCGAACGCAGCGTCCAGGCCGTCTTCGACGACCTCACCCGAGGCTTCGAGAAGGCCGTGGACCGCCTCGACCGGATCGCCGGAAGGAGCGCGGAACAGTGA
- a CDS encoding acyl-CoA synthetase, translating into MSQAPSPQAPSPQGSSPQGSSPQGFWAQATTDPDRTVLIAPDGEGWTAGRLHAETNRLVHGLRAAGLERGDAFAVVLPNGVEFLVAYLAATQAGFYLVPVNHHLVGPEIAWIVSDSGAKVLIAHERFAEAARNAADEAKLPENRRYAVGTVEGFRPYAELPDGQRVSPPAERTLGWVMNYTSGTTGRPRGIRRPLPGKLPEESYLGGFLGIFGIRPFDDNVHLVCSPLYHTAVLQFAGASLHIGHRLVLMDKWTPEGMLRAIDAHRCTHTHMVPTQFHRLLALPEEVRTRYDVSSMRHAIHGAAPCPDHVKRAMIEWWGECVEEYYAASEGGGAFATAEDWLKKPGTVGKAWPISELAVFDDDGNRLPPGELGTVYMKMSTGGFSYHKDEDKTRKNRVGDFFTVGDLGLLDEDGYLFLRDRKIDLIISGGVNIYPAEIEAALLTHPAVADAAAFGIPHDDWGEEVKAVVEPAPGFIPGPVLAEEILAHCTRRLAGYKRPRSVDFTEAMPRDPNGKLYKRRLREPYWEGREKAV; encoded by the coding sequence GTGAGCCAAGCCCCCTCTCCTCAAGCCCCCTCTCCCCAGGGCTCGTCTCCTCAGGGCTCGTCTCCCCAGGGTTTCTGGGCCCAGGCCACCACGGACCCCGACCGGACGGTGCTCATCGCGCCCGACGGCGAGGGATGGACCGCCGGACGGTTGCACGCCGAGACCAACCGGCTGGTCCACGGACTGCGCGCGGCCGGACTCGAACGCGGCGACGCCTTCGCGGTGGTCCTGCCCAACGGAGTCGAGTTCCTCGTCGCGTACCTGGCCGCCACGCAGGCCGGTTTCTACCTCGTGCCCGTCAACCACCACCTCGTGGGACCCGAGATCGCGTGGATCGTCTCCGACTCGGGCGCCAAGGTGCTCATCGCGCACGAGCGGTTCGCCGAGGCGGCCCGGAACGCGGCCGACGAGGCGAAGCTCCCCGAGAACCGCCGGTACGCCGTCGGCACGGTCGAGGGCTTCCGGCCGTACGCCGAACTCCCGGACGGCCAACGCGTGTCGCCGCCCGCGGAGCGCACCCTCGGCTGGGTCATGAACTACACCTCGGGCACCACGGGCCGCCCCCGGGGCATCCGACGCCCCCTGCCCGGCAAGCTTCCCGAGGAGTCCTATCTCGGCGGCTTCCTCGGCATCTTCGGCATCCGGCCGTTCGACGACAACGTCCACCTGGTCTGTTCGCCGCTCTACCACACGGCCGTCCTGCAGTTCGCCGGCGCGTCCCTGCACATCGGGCACCGTCTGGTGCTGATGGACAAGTGGACGCCCGAGGGGATGCTCCGCGCCATCGACGCCCACCGCTGCACCCACACCCATATGGTGCCGACCCAGTTCCACCGCCTCCTCGCGCTCCCCGAGGAGGTGCGCACCCGTTACGACGTGTCGTCCATGCGGCACGCCATCCACGGGGCCGCGCCCTGTCCCGACCATGTGAAGCGCGCCATGATCGAGTGGTGGGGCGAGTGCGTCGAGGAGTACTACGCGGCCAGCGAGGGCGGCGGCGCCTTCGCCACCGCCGAGGACTGGCTGAAGAAGCCCGGCACGGTCGGCAAGGCCTGGCCCATCAGCGAACTCGCGGTCTTCGACGACGACGGCAACCGGCTGCCGCCCGGTGAACTCGGCACCGTCTACATGAAGATGAGCACCGGCGGCTTCTCGTACCACAAGGACGAGGACAAGACGCGCAAGAACCGCGTCGGGGACTTCTTCACCGTAGGCGACCTCGGCCTCCTCGACGAGGACGGCTATCTCTTCCTCCGCGACCGCAAGATCGACCTGATCATCTCCGGCGGAGTCAACATCTACCCCGCCGAGATCGAGGCCGCCCTGCTCACCCATCCCGCCGTCGCCGACGCCGCCGCCTTCGGCATCCCGCACGACGACTGGGGCGAGGAGGTCAAGGCCGTGGTCGAACCGGCCCCCGGTTTCATCCCGGGACCGGTCCTGGCCGAGGAGATCCTCGCCCACTGCACCCGCCGACTGGCCGGGTACAAGCGCCCGAGGAGCGTCGACTTCACCGAGGCGATGCCCCGCGATCCCAACGGCAAGCTCTACAAGAGGCGGCTGCGGGAGCCGTACTGGGAAGGCCGCGAGAAGGCCGTCTGA
- a CDS encoding SAM-dependent methyltransferase yields MAQDSLRRETDSTTMIDTSVPHSARIWNYWLGGKDNYPVDHAAGDAFRAVFPGITDLARDSRAFLGRAVAFLAGEAGIRQFLDIGTGLPTADNTHEIAQRTAPDSRVVYVDNDPLVLTHARALLTSTPEGATDYVDSDLHDPTTVLREAARTLDLSRPVALTMMQVSGHIADYAEARAIVGSLMDALPSGSWFAFNDSVDTHEANAEATRRYNESGAVPYYLRSPAELAGFFDGLELLPPGVVPLNDWRPGPATPVHGEVIALGGVARKP; encoded by the coding sequence GTGGCGCAGGACTCGTTACGTCGCGAGACGGATTCGACGACCATGATCGACACGTCGGTGCCGCACTCGGCCCGGATCTGGAACTACTGGCTGGGCGGCAAGGACAACTACCCGGTCGACCACGCGGCGGGCGACGCCTTCCGCGCGGTGTTCCCCGGCATCACCGACCTGGCCCGCGACTCGCGGGCGTTCCTCGGCCGGGCGGTCGCCTTCCTGGCCGGTGAGGCGGGGATACGCCAGTTCCTCGACATCGGCACCGGACTGCCGACGGCGGACAACACGCACGAGATCGCGCAGCGGACGGCCCCGGACTCGCGGGTCGTCTACGTGGACAACGACCCGCTGGTCCTGACCCACGCGCGGGCGCTTCTCACCAGCACGCCCGAAGGGGCGACCGACTACGTCGACTCCGATCTGCACGACCCCACGACCGTGTTGCGGGAGGCCGCGAGGACCCTCGATCTCTCCCGACCGGTCGCGCTGACGATGATGCAGGTCAGCGGCCACATCGCCGACTACGCCGAGGCGCGCGCCATCGTCGGCTCCCTGATGGACGCACTGCCCTCGGGGAGTTGGTTCGCGTTCAACGACAGCGTGGACACACACGAGGCGAACGCGGAGGCCACCCGCCGCTACAACGAGAGCGGCGCGGTCCCCTACTACCTGCGCAGCCCGGCCGAACTGGCCGGATTCTTCGATGGGTTGGAGCTGCTGCCACCGGGGGTCGTCCCGCTGAACGACTGGCGCCCCGGCCCGGCGACGCCCGTCCACGGCGAGGTCATCGCACTGGGCGGGGTCGCGCGCAAGCCCTGA